From the genome of Epinephelus moara isolate mb chromosome 10, YSFRI_EMoa_1.0, whole genome shotgun sequence, one region includes:
- the LOC126397238 gene encoding claudin-18-like, with protein sequence MAATLCQVLGFILSLIGLAGIIAATGMDQWATQDRLDDIVTSVFYSSGLWRSCVQQSSGFAECRPYFTILGLPALLQAVRALMIVGIVLGAIGCLIAIFSLKCLKMGNMEDNMKATMSLTSGIMFLLAGVCGIAGVSAFANLIVQSFRFTTYAEGGFSMFGGGGVGGLSGNLAPRYTFGPALFVGWIGAAILVIGGILMCLACRGMTPDNRQRYDGMVYKVPSHHTIYKSDRPRPAYNDSYKAHSMDGPQSNQRFDYV encoded by the exons ATGGCAGCCACCCTCTGTCAAGTGCTGGGCTTCATTCTGAGTTTGATAGGTCTGGCGGGAATAATTGCAGCAACAGGGATGGACCAGTGGGCAACGCAAGACCGACTCGACGACATTGTGACTTCTGTGTTCTATTCCTCGGGCCTGTGGAGATCGTGTGTGCAGCAGAGCTCCGGCTTCGCAGAGTGCCGACCGTATTTCACCATCCTGGGGCTGCCAG CTCTGCTTCAGGCCGTTCGCGCCCTGATGATTGTTGGTATTGTTCTCGGAGCCATCGGCTGCCTGATCGCCATTTTTTCCCTGAAGTGCTTGAAAATGGGGAACATGGAGGACAACATGAAAGCGACAATGTCTCTGACATCTGGGATTATGTTTCTTCTTGCAG GTGTCTGCGGCATCGCCGGGGTGTCGGCCTTCGCTAACTTGATTGTGCAGAGTTTTCGGTTCACAACATACGCCGAGGGTGGGTTCAGTATGTTTGGAGGAGGGGGTGTTGGCGGACTTTCAGGAAATCTCGCTCCAAG GTACACTTTTGGCCCCGCTCTTTTCGTGGGCTGGATCGGCGCAGCTATCCTGGTCATTGGAGGCATCCTGATGTGTCTGGCCTGCCGTGGGATGACTCCAGATAATCGGCAACG GTACGACGGGATGGTCTACAAAGTCCCCTCTCACCACACTATCTACAAGTCTGACAGACCCCGTCCAGCCTACAACGACTCCTACAAGGCCCACAGTATGGACGGACCTCAGTCCAACCAGAGATTCGACTATGTGTAG